The following nucleotide sequence is from Primulina tabacum isolate GXHZ01 chromosome 2, ASM2559414v2, whole genome shotgun sequence.
CCAAATGCATAAAAAAAGATGTCAAATCACTTTGTTACTAAGTAATTATACGAACTCCAACAAAACCCCCAGGTGATGACATGCTGGATTCAAAGAGAAGAGCAACTTGCCAAATCACTTTGTTTTGTATCAACTGAGTGAATAATGTCACAAGTAACTAACGCATGCCTTATCCAGAAAATGTAAGAAGACAGCAATACAAAAGACACTGTTAAATTTTAAAAAGGTGTACTGAATTTAGCTTCAGGAAACTTACTTAATTCTCAAGTAACTTGCAGAAATCTGAGGCAAGGGTGCTGCATCTCCTTCCCTAAACATATATATCGCAAATAATTAGAGAAATGTAGATGTAGTCAACGTCAATAATTTTAGCATGGTCAGTAAGAAGATTACACTAAAACTGCTTACTGTTCATCAGCTGCCATCAACGAGAACCAAATTGgatgatattttctctcaaatctAGCACTTGTGGCATCTATCAGAGCCTGGGGAGTAATCCTGCATTCTCCAAAATTTGGCGCCTTCTTTTGCCGAATTCTACGCAGCTTTTTAGGCTTTTCTGATTCTGGAGGAATATAGTCATTCTCATCTTGAGCTTTTAATTTCTGCCTGTGTTCCTTGTTCTTGGCTTTATTAAGAAGTCCATCACTGTCATGGGATTGCACAGCCGATGATTTAGCAACTGAACCTTGGGCTCCATACTTCGAAGATTTGCTCCTGTTTGCTGCCTCCACCAAACAAGTTAAAGGCTTCCAAATATCAGCTTTCCCTTCCCAAGGCGAAGAACCATTTTCCCTTCCCTTATCAGAAATATGGTTATTTGATGGCTCCATAGCAGCATTGTTCTGCAGCAACAATATCAGTAAGCATGAACAGCGACATCTATCGACAAAAACAGGGAATTTGAGACCCCCACTGCAGGAAAGCTGTACTAACGGTCATAAGCTTCAGAACTATATCTCATACCTGCCTCGTATTTTGAGTAAGTTTGTTTAATGTCTCTGGCGAGCTAGAGCTATCAGGATGGTCCTCGGTGGAGTCATCATCTTTCTTAACTGGCTTCTCAATAGTAAAACTAGAACCTCGTGATGCTTTTCTTGCAGTGAATTTTGACCTTCTTCCAGTCATTCCACTCTGTGCTGATACTCTGGGAGTGCTAACCACCAATGATGAGAGAGACCTTTCCTTTCTCTTTGCAGGTAATGAAATAGGAGTTGCAATGTCGGGGGACTTCATTTTTATCCTCTTGTAAGGAAATATTTTTGCCCTTACATCTTGCAAATTATGATCCGGCCTGTCAGTGTCGAACAAATTAATGACATGCTTAATAAAAAAAGCTCCTTGTAGATAATTATACAGCGACAACACAGCCATGCATCCAAAATAAACACAAAAATGAGGCCGTTATTGAAGTGTACAAACAAATCCATTCACGATAACATGCGAGCATTACTAAACATAGAAGTTATTATGTTTTGGTTTCAAGGTTCCTATTTCATTTGACATGGACTCTCTATTCTTTCACCGCAAAGAAGTGCGCAACAATGAATCCAATTCCTCTGCGTATTTGGCAGGGACTGCTGTTGAGCAGCTAACAATTCCAGGTCAATTGGATGTATGATCATCAGAAGCATGTCGTACACAGGACAACAAGAAGCACGTCATTTTCATTTCAAATATCAGATTTCAATGACTTCACACAGAAAACAAAACCATGTGTCCCTAAAATTACAACTGTCAATGAATTCTAACCTGTCAGATTTTGAGGTGGGAATAAAAGTGAAATAAAAAGTATGAGTTAAACACGTGAAGGAATGCAATGTGCTGCATAATTCTTCACTAACTAGTCGAGGAAGGACTATAATGGACCAACAGATTTCTTGTGCGGTTTGTGGGTGCTTAAGCATGTTTATGTCTTCACATACATGTATGTGAGAGAGATAGATGGCAATAATGCACAACTGGCAAAAAAACGATAAGTTTGAAGACCTTGCCTCAATTTCTCCAATGGAACACAACCCAAATCTATATTGCATACGGGGCAGCATTCCATTTCTTCGTCAGACAGCTTCTTGTATATGCATTTCTGGCAAACTATATGGTATTCACAAAAAGAACATCAAAttcacattaaaaaaaaatgcataaaaaaaatgcGGAGAAAACATATAAAAAACTTATTGAAGCACAAAAAGTCCAAACTAAGAATGGTTAAAAGATGTCATTGAGAGTCTGAGACACAAAAAACAAATTACTTTTATGTGCAAATTTTTGTATCTTTCTCCAAACACAGCAAAGTGCTTGTCACAAAAACGAATTGCATTAGTTGCCTGATAACCCATAGTTAATACCGCCCAAATTTTTATCAAGATCTTGAGTCCCGGTTGTTCAAGACTTCAATCATATCAAGTGGGGTAGGCAAAGGACCATAGAAAGCCATGTGTCCCCAATCAGATACTATGTTGGTCCGCTAGTGCATCAAAACCAAAGCAGATAAACGTCCCCGTTTAGTAAATTAAAGGCATTCCTATTTCCAAGACTATCACCGTTAAAATGTTCTAGGACATATGAATCAGACCATTAGAACAGGAAACACATCAAGAAATTCAGCTCAACAAGCATATAAATTTCTCCACTGACAAACTCAATCAAACGTTAACATAATGCGACAGTTCAGACCAGACAGAAACTCGCTCGGAAGCACCAAACCATAAAAACAAGCTCAATTTACCCACGAAAAAATCCAAATACCCTGATAATTAACGCGCAATCTGAACGACAATCGCAGATGCCAGCGAAACCCAGATCACCAAGAAACACAAAAACGCTAAAAAGCAACTCAAAA
It contains:
- the LOC142522775 gene encoding E3 ubiquitin protein ligase DRIP2-like, yielding MSHQVVKVRREAVVPCMTCPLCHKLFRDATTIVECLHTFCQKCIYKKLSDEEMECCPVCNIDLGCVPLEKLRPDHNLQDVRAKIFPYKRIKMKSPDIATPISLPAKRKERSLSSLVVSTPRVSAQSGMTGRRSKFTARKASRGSSFTIEKPVKKDDDSTEDHPDSSSSPETLNKLTQNTRQNNAAMEPSNNHISDKGRENGSSPWEGKADIWKPLTCLVEAANRSKSSKYGAQGSVAKSSAVQSHDSDGLLNKAKNKEHRQKLKAQDENDYIPPESEKPKKLRRIRQKKAPNFGECRITPQALIDATSARFERKYHPIWFSLMAADEQEGDAAPLPQISASYLRIKDGNIPVSSIQKYLTRKLDLTREDEVEIKCMGQPIIPTLTLNNLVDLWLQATSTERVSATIGSSAKDFVMVLGYARKVPDP